A genome region from Chrysiogenia bacterium includes the following:
- a CDS encoding DUF1761 domain-containing protein translates to MFEINYLAILVGTVLYHGLGALWYSKLLFADRWMELEGISAEQIDASKERGMAVPLAGGFLVALIVTGTLAVLISLLPIQTAAQGMLVTALIAFGPVLAAQLPNYLFTDKPLALWGINAGYHYVATLAAGAVISFWR, encoded by the coding sequence ATGTTTGAAATCAACTACCTGGCCATTCTGGTGGGCACAGTGCTCTACCACGGGCTCGGCGCGCTGTGGTATTCGAAGCTGCTCTTTGCCGATCGCTGGATGGAACTTGAAGGAATCAGCGCCGAGCAGATCGACGCCTCGAAGGAGCGCGGCATGGCCGTGCCGCTTGCGGGGGGATTTCTGGTCGCGCTCATCGTGACGGGCACGCTGGCGGTGCTGATCTCCCTGCTTCCCATTCAGACCGCGGCGCAGGGAATGCTGGTCACCGCGCTCATCGCGTTTGGTCCCGTGCTCGCCGCGCAGCTCCCCAACTACCTTTTCACCGACAAGCCGCTCGCCCTCTGGGGCATCAACGCGGGCTACCACTACGTGGCAACGCTGGCTGCGGGCGCGGTGATTTCTTTCTGGCGGTAG